The following proteins are co-located in the Paludibaculum fermentans genome:
- a CDS encoding DUF7948 domain-containing protein: MPLPVMFERNQGQAAQDVRFLTRSHGRTILFQDQQISMVGAHSRVSLVFEGSVTGPRISGETALVTKLNYLPTPDPKSWVSGVENFAAVRYHEVYPGIDVLVHATRGELEYDLVARPGADLGAVSIRFDGTDQAVINKDGDIEVETADGAIHQRLPEAYQESAGAGRTKVEARYFRKPDGAFRFELGDYDRAQELVVDPVIGFSTFIGRSEFQLGDLNFAQNPGNWQFTTVQSKEFNPMVVDSQGYSYMAGTIATPELAWPIQRIGNTSGSGLVCKINPTGDTVVFCTIAWADVQALSLDGGGNIYVGGTGYIAKLPPQGDRMLWSFATGSMNPLSSIAVDQTGAVVAVEGNMQSQVFKVKPDGSGLVYSTAIGTQAQDVALAAAVDAQGNAYVTGGAVTAGFPRTAGTPPGFSTGTHIYVAKLNPQGQLVYSIVVPQSVANLPMFGTAYSVGQSIAVDSQGAAYVVGRTSAVDLPASSGAAQPAHGGALMDGFALKVNPAGTALDYLTYLGGYGMDEALGVTLDVSGNAYLTGRSQGQGFPTSDSTGSPLLTVGSSSAFFLQQSGLYRRSNDGWSERIRSLAMNPLNPLVIYASSGFQGQLMKSTNGGLNWAYLPSPASVEIERILLDPVNPAILWAGSTNHFWRSTDAGASWTPVSIPLTNLNGMKADPKNQSIRYAFGYSASQPAVVRSTDSGSTWQSLGSLNVNYSCYWPYCAVSDLLIDPSNSSMLYAAADSGVYASPNGGVSWGSPNQMPYAQMVDVKFDPTNSQVVWGAGYGGIQKSTDRGLSWTYVYSDYSESALAVIPHPLGGSVYAITGQHYNNVIESKDGGTTWAAATVPGPIFAGAADPSAPGKYLLGGASPFHVFVAKLSPNGGNFLYSGCFGGSNDEVGSAIVRDAGGRLYLGGVAASLDFPVSVGAAQRAFGGRNAWFITQFTEGPPSAVQVQVSPSSVSLELGQTRQFTAVVTGGTGAVSWTIQPAAAGTISASGLYTAPAKAGPSTVTVVATSIADPGRSGTATVSLPNPVPTLFALGKYSVLAGSPGLTVAITGTGFVPSSVVRWNGADRKTYYMSSQYVKFDIPASDLVLAGKAVVNVYTPPAGGGTTGAHYFTIENRVPVLTSLSHYSTIAWTSGTTVTVNGSNFEAGAAVRWNGVDRSTTRLSSTQLKVDIPASDLLGASINTITVNNPAPGGGDSAGLTFTVVDTLPRVLGVTPSSGGGDFASFQASYAFASDYRKLAWVQLLFAVAPDGGGQPYCFVHYDVQGDGFWVYGDGGFFQGPVKPGTASFALQNSFCALNTATSSISGNAGTLAMKANVVFKAAGARNLYLRSFSVSQEDSNWVQMGTWSAAKAAMGSMQAAPGSGAGTRQTFRLTYNDPNGFAGTAGGWSQFLVATAPDAAAQNFCFVHYDRAGQGLWMYSSDVGFFLGPVKPGIASNALDSSACSIDTAATTVSGQSGALVVTVPVTFKPPMAGGMNLYQRVFDPLGRDSGWVLRGGWTIP; the protein is encoded by the coding sequence TTGCCGCTCCCCGTGATGTTCGAGCGGAATCAAGGCCAGGCCGCGCAGGATGTGCGCTTCCTCACCCGTTCGCATGGCAGGACGATCCTCTTCCAGGATCAGCAGATCAGCATGGTCGGCGCCCACAGCCGGGTCTCGCTCGTATTCGAGGGTTCGGTGACCGGCCCGCGGATTTCGGGTGAAACGGCCCTGGTGACGAAGCTGAATTATCTGCCGACGCCCGATCCTAAATCCTGGGTATCCGGAGTAGAGAATTTTGCTGCTGTCCGGTATCACGAAGTGTATCCGGGCATCGATGTGCTTGTGCACGCCACCCGGGGGGAACTCGAGTATGACCTCGTTGCGCGGCCTGGCGCTGACCTGGGTGCGGTTTCGATTCGCTTCGATGGGACGGACCAGGCCGTGATCAATAAGGACGGCGACATCGAAGTCGAGACGGCGGATGGGGCGATCCACCAGCGGCTGCCGGAGGCCTATCAGGAATCGGCCGGTGCGGGCCGGACGAAGGTGGAGGCCCGCTATTTTCGGAAACCAGACGGTGCTTTCCGGTTTGAGCTCGGCGATTACGACCGGGCGCAGGAACTCGTTGTCGATCCGGTGATCGGCTTCAGCACTTTCATCGGCCGCTCCGAGTTCCAGCTCGGAGACCTGAACTTCGCCCAGAATCCCGGCAATTGGCAGTTCACCACTGTGCAGTCGAAAGAGTTCAACCCGATGGTGGTCGACTCACAAGGGTATTCGTACATGGCTGGAACCATCGCGACACCGGAGTTGGCCTGGCCCATTCAGCGAATCGGCAATACCTCTGGCAGCGGGCTTGTCTGCAAAATCAACCCGACTGGCGACACCGTTGTGTTTTGCACAATCGCCTGGGCGGACGTGCAGGCCCTTAGTCTGGACGGGGGCGGGAACATCTATGTCGGCGGAACAGGATACATCGCCAAACTGCCGCCGCAGGGTGACAGGATGCTCTGGAGCTTCGCGACCGGCAGCATGAATCCGCTCAGCAGCATTGCCGTGGACCAGACCGGAGCGGTGGTGGCCGTCGAAGGCAACATGCAGTCGCAAGTATTCAAGGTAAAGCCGGACGGGAGCGGGCTGGTGTACTCCACGGCCATCGGCACTCAGGCGCAGGACGTAGCGCTTGCAGCGGCAGTCGATGCGCAAGGGAACGCCTATGTCACGGGCGGTGCGGTCACTGCGGGTTTTCCACGGACCGCCGGCACGCCTCCGGGTTTCTCTACCGGTACTCACATATATGTCGCGAAGTTGAATCCGCAAGGGCAACTGGTCTATTCGATCGTTGTGCCCCAGTCCGTGGCGAACCTCCCCATGTTCGGCACCGCCTACTCCGTAGGGCAGTCGATTGCGGTGGACAGCCAGGGCGCGGCCTATGTTGTGGGCCGAACCAGCGCGGTGGACCTGCCGGCCAGTAGCGGAGCGGCTCAACCGGCGCATGGCGGAGCGCTGATGGACGGATTCGCCCTGAAGGTCAACCCCGCCGGCACGGCGTTGGACTACCTCACCTACCTGGGCGGTTACGGGATGGACGAGGCGCTGGGTGTCACGCTGGATGTGAGCGGGAACGCTTACCTTACCGGACGAAGCCAAGGCCAGGGGTTTCCCACCAGCGACAGCACGGGCTCGCCCCTGCTGACGGTTGGCTCCTCGTCGGCATTCTTTCTTCAGCAGAGCGGCCTATACCGCAGGTCGAACGACGGCTGGAGTGAACGAATCCGGTCGCTTGCGATGAACCCGCTCAATCCTCTCGTCATTTACGCAAGCTCGGGCTTCCAAGGGCAGTTGATGAAGAGCACGAACGGTGGGCTGAATTGGGCGTACCTGCCCAGTCCGGCCAGCGTCGAGATCGAGCGGATACTGCTGGATCCAGTCAATCCGGCCATCCTATGGGCAGGTTCGACAAACCACTTCTGGCGTAGCACCGATGCGGGCGCGTCGTGGACGCCGGTATCCATACCGCTCACGAACCTCAACGGAATGAAGGCGGATCCCAAGAATCAGTCGATCCGCTATGCGTTCGGATACTCCGCCTCTCAACCCGCCGTTGTCCGCAGCACGGATTCTGGCTCAACGTGGCAGAGCTTGGGCAGCCTGAACGTCAACTACTCCTGTTACTGGCCCTATTGCGCTGTCTCCGACCTGTTGATCGATCCTTCCAACTCCTCCATGCTTTACGCCGCCGCTGATTCGGGTGTGTATGCGTCCCCGAACGGAGGCGTGTCCTGGGGTTCGCCGAACCAGATGCCTTATGCGCAAATGGTGGACGTAAAATTCGACCCGACGAATTCCCAGGTGGTCTGGGGCGCCGGCTATGGCGGCATTCAGAAGAGCACCGACCGGGGCCTGAGTTGGACCTATGTCTACTCCGATTACTCAGAGAGCGCGCTGGCGGTCATCCCTCATCCGTTGGGTGGCTCTGTTTATGCCATCACGGGACAACACTATAACAACGTCATCGAATCCAAGGATGGGGGCACGACCTGGGCGGCTGCAACCGTGCCCGGTCCCATCTTCGCGGGCGCTGCTGATCCGTCGGCGCCCGGGAAGTACCTGCTGGGCGGTGCCTCGCCCTTCCACGTTTTCGTGGCTAAGTTGTCGCCGAACGGAGGCAACTTCCTCTATTCCGGCTGCTTTGGAGGCTCGAACGACGAAGTGGGTTCGGCCATTGTCCGGGATGCCGGCGGGCGCCTGTATCTAGGCGGAGTAGCTGCCTCGCTGGACTTTCCCGTCTCAGTGGGTGCCGCGCAAAGGGCCTTCGGCGGCCGCAATGCGTGGTTCATTACTCAATTCACCGAGGGCCCTCCCTCAGCGGTCCAGGTGCAGGTTTCGCCCTCGAGCGTGAGTCTCGAGTTGGGCCAGACGCGGCAATTCACGGCCGTCGTGACGGGCGGCACGGGCGCGGTTTCGTGGACCATCCAGCCCGCAGCGGCCGGAACCATCAGTGCGTCCGGACTTTACACCGCACCCGCCAAGGCAGGTCCTTCCACCGTGACGGTGGTGGCCACCTCCATCGCGGACCCGGGCCGGTCAGGCACCGCAACGGTCAGCCTGCCCAATCCAGTCCCGACGCTCTTTGCACTCGGCAAATACTCAGTGCTGGCCGGCAGCCCTGGACTTACCGTGGCCATCACCGGCACCGGCTTCGTTCCGTCCAGCGTGGTTCGCTGGAACGGAGCCGACCGCAAGACCTACTACATGAGTTCGCAGTACGTGAAATTCGACATTCCGGCCAGTGATCTCGTTCTGGCCGGCAAGGCGGTCGTGAACGTCTATACGCCACCCGCGGGTGGAGGCACAACGGGCGCGCACTACTTCACCATCGAGAACCGTGTGCCGGTGCTCACCTCGCTGTCGCACTACAGCACCATTGCCTGGACCTCCGGCACGACGGTGACCGTGAATGGCAGCAACTTCGAGGCCGGGGCCGCCGTCCGCTGGAATGGAGTCGACCGTTCCACCACCCGCCTCAGTTCCACGCAGCTGAAGGTCGATATTCCCGCTTCCGACCTGCTGGGCGCCAGCATCAACACGATCACCGTCAACAACCCCGCGCCTGGCGGCGGCGACTCCGCGGGCCTCACCTTCACCGTGGTCGACACGCTGCCCAGAGTCCTGGGGGTGACTCCATCCTCAGGCGGCGGCGATTTCGCGTCCTTCCAGGCGTCCTACGCCTTCGCCTCGGACTACCGGAAGCTGGCGTGGGTGCAATTGCTGTTTGCCGTCGCTCCCGATGGTGGTGGCCAACCGTACTGTTTCGTCCACTACGACGTGCAGGGCGATGGGTTCTGGGTCTATGGGGATGGCGGGTTTTTCCAGGGACCGGTCAAACCGGGCACCGCGAGCTTTGCACTGCAAAACTCCTTCTGTGCCTTGAACACAGCCACTTCGTCGATTAGCGGCAACGCAGGCACTCTGGCAATGAAGGCGAATGTGGTCTTCAAGGCGGCAGGAGCCCGGAATCTCTACCTGCGCTCGTTCAGTGTGAGCCAGGAGGATTCCAACTGGGTGCAGATGGGCACATGGTCGGCCGCCAAGGCGGCCATGGGGTCCATGCAGGCCGCGCCGGGTTCCGGCGCCGGGACCCGGCAGACTTTCAGGTTGACCTACAACGACCCAAATGGATTTGCGGGCACTGCCGGAGGGTGGTCGCAGTTTCTTGTCGCCACGGCTCCGGACGCCGCGGCCCAGAACTTCTGCTTCGTCCACTACGACCGGGCGGGCCAGGGGCTTTGGATGTACTCGAGCGACGTCGGATTCTTCCTCGGGCCGGTGAAGCCGGGGATCGCTTCCAATGCGCTGGATAGCAGCGCGTGCAGCATTGACACCGCGGCAACGACGGTCAGCGGTCAGTCCGGAGCGCTTGTCGTTACGGTACCGGTGACGTTCAAACCCCCGATGGCCGGAGGCATGAATCTCTACCAACGGGTGTTCGATCCTCTGGGACGCGATTCCGGCTGGGTGTTGAGAGGTGGGTGGACGATCCCATAG
- a CDS encoding cell division protein ZapA, producing MDAGSNEKKLVRVTIFQQPYTLRSSGESGDTEALAHAVDDLMNQIATRSAGADPTRVAVLACLHLADKVRQREQEYKLLRTRLEELDERLSETMQIDD from the coding sequence GTGGACGCGGGATCGAACGAGAAGAAGTTGGTGCGTGTCACCATTTTCCAGCAGCCTTACACGCTGCGCTCCTCCGGCGAATCCGGTGATACTGAAGCACTCGCCCACGCAGTGGACGACTTGATGAATCAGATCGCCACACGGAGCGCTGGAGCAGATCCGACCCGCGTCGCTGTTTTAGCCTGCCTGCACCTCGCCGATAAGGTCCGGCAGCGCGAGCAGGAATACAAGCTTCTGCGGACCCGCCTCGAAGAGCTGGATGAACGCCTCTCCGAGACGATGCAGATTGACGACTGA
- the rplT gene encoding 50S ribosomal protein L20, translating into MPRVKRSTNRRDARRKTLKLAKGFFLTKSKLYRAAQEAVEKALRYGYVGRRRKKREYRALFILRVNAGCRANGTSYSKFIGGLKKAGIELNRKILADLALNEPKAFSALVEKAKAAFV; encoded by the coding sequence GTGCCAAGAGTTAAACGATCTACGAACCGCCGCGACGCGCGGCGGAAAACGCTGAAGCTGGCAAAAGGCTTCTTCCTCACTAAGAGCAAGCTGTACCGTGCCGCGCAGGAAGCCGTTGAGAAGGCCCTGCGGTATGGTTACGTCGGCCGCCGCCGCAAGAAGCGCGAGTACCGCGCGCTGTTCATCCTGCGTGTCAACGCCGGATGCCGCGCCAACGGCACGAGCTATTCGAAGTTCATCGGCGGGCTGAAGAAGGCCGGTATCGAGCTGAACCGCAAGATTCTGGCAGACTTGGCTTTGAATGAACCGAAGGCTTTCTCGGCGCTGGTCGAGAAGGCTAAGGCCGCCTTCGTTTAG
- a CDS encoding hybrid sensor histidine kinase/response regulator: protein MSSLPFVDQSGPQAFPAPAGRMAAPSETTMTNPVNTEFEIAALDHMDRLCAIGRDASRLTHDLNNQFTTIRGFCEIILGNLPHDHPLSDFAQEVSRSCGRALETLRKLPVSPAPPAAKLDSSALIATLLEIIAHAPGEWPQIETSFPQHEIAIRASNEELTCILDELMRLACANSAPSGRLTITAQTCEAKAKLQFLLSKPRRQWNSGKDGRIALLMLTAGLDRLGGSLTTSSVTGGEAALKITLPTCYRQSAQPPSRPFPRAAASTAPTEEPSVLVVDDEAPFRAQVRNYLTGKGYKVTEVANGNEAMVQLGRSPHQLVLLDLFMAEPDGFETLRRIRMAYPALPVVVMSGAAMEYLHAATLLGAAEAISKSEIPDRLAGIVRDLTVRQAAATR from the coding sequence GTGTCCAGTCTTCCCTTCGTCGACCAAAGTGGCCCGCAGGCTTTTCCAGCGCCGGCGGGCCGCATGGCCGCGCCATCCGAGACGACCATGACAAACCCCGTCAACACCGAATTCGAAATCGCCGCGCTGGACCATATGGACCGCCTGTGCGCCATCGGCCGAGACGCCAGCCGCCTGACCCATGACCTGAACAACCAGTTCACAACGATCCGGGGTTTTTGCGAGATCATCCTGGGCAACCTCCCGCACGATCATCCGCTGTCTGACTTCGCGCAGGAGGTATCCCGTTCCTGTGGGCGCGCCCTGGAGACGCTGAGGAAGCTGCCCGTTTCCCCAGCGCCTCCAGCGGCGAAGCTGGATTCGTCGGCCCTGATTGCGACTTTGCTGGAGATCATCGCCCATGCGCCCGGCGAGTGGCCCCAGATTGAAACCAGCTTTCCTCAACACGAGATCGCGATCCGGGCTTCAAACGAAGAACTCACCTGCATACTGGATGAGTTGATGCGGTTGGCGTGTGCGAACTCGGCTCCTTCGGGAAGACTCACTATCACCGCGCAGACCTGCGAAGCAAAGGCGAAACTGCAATTCCTGCTGTCCAAGCCACGGCGGCAATGGAATTCCGGCAAGGACGGCCGAATCGCCCTGCTGATGTTGACTGCCGGGCTGGACCGGCTGGGGGGCAGCCTGACCACGTCGTCCGTCACGGGTGGCGAGGCAGCGCTAAAGATCACGCTACCAACCTGTTACCGGCAATCGGCGCAGCCGCCGAGCCGTCCATTCCCCAGGGCCGCCGCCAGCACGGCGCCCACTGAGGAGCCGTCCGTACTTGTTGTCGACGACGAGGCGCCGTTTCGGGCCCAGGTCCGCAACTACCTGACCGGCAAGGGTTACAAGGTCACTGAGGTGGCTAACGGCAATGAGGCAATGGTGCAGTTGGGACGTAGCCCCCACCAGCTTGTCTTATTGGACCTCTTCATGGCGGAGCCGGACGGATTCGAGACTTTGCGCCGCATCCGGATGGCCTATCCAGCACTGCCCGTGGTGGTGATGTCCGGTGCTGCCATGGAATACCTCCACGCCGCTACCCTGCTAGGCGCGGCGGAGGCGATTTCCAAGTCGGAAATCCCAGACAGGCTGGCCGGTATCGTGCGTGACCTGACCGTACGGCAGGCCGCCGCAACCCGCTAA
- the rpmI gene encoding 50S ribosomal protein L35: protein MAKLKLKTHKGASKRFKKTGTGKIVRNHAFARHILTSKSRSRKRKLGQSVVADAADQAKLAEMLPY, encoded by the coding sequence ATGGCAAAGCTCAAGCTGAAAACACACAAAGGCGCGTCCAAACGGTTCAAGAAGACCGGGACCGGCAAGATCGTTCGCAATCATGCGTTCGCCCGCCACATCCTGACTTCCAAGTCCCGTTCGCGGAAGCGTAAGCTCGGTCAGTCTGTGGTCGCTGATGCGGCCGATCAGGCCAAACTGGCAGAGATGCTGCCCTACTAA